Proteins encoded together in one Lathyrus oleraceus cultivar Zhongwan6 chromosome 5, CAAS_Psat_ZW6_1.0, whole genome shotgun sequence window:
- the LOC127079794 gene encoding uncharacterized protein LOC127079794 encodes MGVGRALKSHKLMQHFIGMYHISEKVGDVAYQVTLPPSLANLNDVFHVSQLRRYIVDPSHDVQLDNVEVIDNLTLETLPIRIEDREVKQLCGKEIALVKVVWGGPTG; translated from the coding sequence ATGGGTGTTGGTAGAGCATTGAAGTCGCATAAGTTGATGCAGCATTTTATTGGTATGTATCATATTTCCGAGAAAGTAGGTGATGTAGCTTATCAGGTTACGTTGCCGCCGTCACTTGCCAATCTCAATGATGTATTTCAcgtgtctcaattgaggagatACATTGTAGATCCTTCGCATGATGTCCAATTAGATAATGTTGAGGTTATAGATAATTTAACCCTGGAGACATTACCTATACGGATAGAAGATAGAGAGGTGAAACAACTCTGTGGTAAAGAGATCGCTTTGGTGAAAGTCGTTTGGGGAGGACCGACTGGTTGA